TGCCCCCCaaaatcagcttttttttttttttttttttttgctcagataCGATCAGGTTCGATGAGTCATTGCAATGTTAATTCGAACTACTCGGACTTTTTATTTCGATTCATTTGAAGGTTCGATTCAAAAGAAGACTTATTTAAAAATGAGACATTACAGTTGCCCTGTTTTGCGATAAGAATGCACAcggttttttttctccttcatgtGTTTTATTGTCTAATATGAGCaggaggaatatatatatatgtgtgtgtgtatttatgtatgtatggatGTAGGTATATATATGTAGTATCTTTGTTTTGGCATCATAGCTTACCTCTCTTATTAGAAATATGCTGCATATgttatgtgttttttcttttctctcttcaCAACAGGGCTTGAGCGTtgaatttacattattaaaatggtGAAAATCTTTGTTGGGAACCTTTCGCCGAACACTACGGCTGAGGAGATCCGCTCTCTATTCTCTCAGTATGGCAAAATATCTGAGTGTGACATTGTGAAAAACTTTGGCTTTGTGCACATGGATGACAAAGCAGAGGCAGATGAAGCCATACGAAATCTTCACCATTACATGCTGAATGGTTTGGCCATGAATGTGGAGATGAGCAAAGGGAAGCCCAAGACCTCTACAAAACTTCATGTCGGAAACATCAGCAGTAGTTGCACCAACCAAGAACTCCGGGCCAAGTTTGAGGAGTATGGACCTGTGGTTGAGTGTGACATAGTGAAAGACTATGCATTTGTTCACATGGAGCGAGTGGAAGATGCTATGGAGGCCATCAGTGGTTTGGACAACACAGCCTTTCAAGGTGAACCAGTATGGTCCTTTTAGCTCAATTTTATCTTGTCATGTTTGTTCCAAAAAGTGAGCCTCATTTCAGTTTGGTAAGTAGAAAAATTGGTAAGTGATAAGTGGAGCAAAATTGACAATTCGATTTCTACGGTTAATTTGTTATATGGAGGTCAATAGAGGATGTCCACAAAGCTGATCAGTTCTTCATTGAAATTATTTTCATCCAAAAAAGCAAGGGAAATCATACAAGTTCTTTTGAGCAATGAGCATAAATTTGTGTAattcaagtcaacatgaaatccaaACGGACCCTATTTgctaaacaacatattttatgcacaaaatattaGCACCATATTAGTTATCAATCTTTTTTTGTGAATGTCTGCATAAGGTGCTGTGCTGTgtgcattaaaaatagtaaattaatttcttaaagtaCAACAACCTTTGTTACTTCAGTTCAACAAATGAATATGCTGTACAAAATACAAAGTGTTTTATAGTGGCATAGTAAATATTCAAAGTCTATTGGCAACTCTTTGAGAACTGTATTATTAGGATGACCTAATTTTTCTAATTCAAACCACATTTATATTTATCCATCTTTCTTTCAAACTTTTACATTATAAAGTTATGATCCTAAATGCACTCATAGTGTACAAAAAATGAATTTAGTTGATTTTAGATTTTAGTGTTTTTAAGTAATTTAGTAGAATGTATTACGACTTCCTTTTATCAATTATcagccataaaaaaaaattaaaaaaaataagcggGTTGCGAACAGTGTTTGACACTGacattcatttataatttaaCTCTAATTCTGGCCGTGTTTTTCTCGATAACTGTTAAAACGAAGCGTGAAGTCTATGGCTGCTTTGACCTTCTGAACATTTAATCCGTGTGCATGCTAAAAATTTAAATCGAAATATCATGGCAAATTCTTTCTTTTCCTTAAGGCAAACTGATGAGCGTGAAGCTTTCGACTAGCCGCCTGCGTACCGCGCCGGGAATGGGAGAGAGAGCGGGTTGTTATCGGTGCGGGCAGGAAGGCCACTGGTCCAAAGAATGCCCAATTGACCAGAACGGCTGCTACAGAGAGGGCCCAGGCTCGGCAGGATATGGGCCCCTCAGGTTCGATGAGGGTGGCGAATGTGGTGGCCGGGGGTTTCATCGCAGCTACAGTGGGGAACCGGCCTTCGGTGGCAACTTTTCACATGGCTTCTCCAGGGGAGCAGGGTACGGCGTCCCAGGGTATGGAAGGGGCGCGGGTTTTGAGAGCGCAGTGAGTTACGGTATGCCAGCGGGCTACAGCATTGGCGCGGATAATAGCATGGCCCCCACATACGGCAGTGAGGCTGTGTATGGGAGCAGTGGCGTGGCCTATGGTGGTGCGATGCCTGCATACCCAATACGGCGACCGCCCTATGAGGAACGAGATCCGTACGGGGTGGTGGACTTCTACGAGAAATATCGGGCACGTCCGTATGGAGCAAGTTATTTTGAAGATAGACGCGCGGTCCCACCTCCTGTTCCTCCTACCCCTTCCTCCTCGGCGGTCGTGAGATATGAGCGCCATCCCCTTCCCCCTCCTCAGGCTCCCACCTCTTCATACTATGTCCGTGAGCGGAGCCCGATCCGGCGAGCTCCCCTAGAGGCGGAGGGATATGCGTATGAGCGGTCGCGCCTCTCTCCTGTCTCTTCGCTTTCCAGGAGCTCTGCGTATGACGTACCGCGGGATCCATATGCCGCTACGCGCTATGCTTACTAGCCTAATACATGTGTGCACTCAGGTGAGATCTTTTTAGGATTATAAAGATTAGAGCTAAGTTTGATCAAACGGAAAGCAGTTTTTGGGGAAttatttttaaagggatattGGTTCCTCTCCGATAAccgtttggaacaacatgagggtgagtaaatgatgaccgaattttcatttttgggtgaactatgcctttaaagttCTTTCATACGGCAGTGAAGTATTGTtaacaatgtttaatttaattgagGATCTGCATATTTTGTAAGGTCCTGCTGAACATATCTTCAATATTATATCATAGATATTTTGGTTACACATccaatatacataaatacaagcAGACAAAGATTGACATTGATATTGTTAGCCAGATTTGTCAATTTGAAGCACTTGGTTACATCCTATTACCTAAAAAAATGTCTTATCCCAATTCATGTTGTCAGATTTGGGCACATGAAAGTCCACAGAATAGACAACTGAATGACTGAGATGATTTTATGATTCTTTTCTTTTTGCAGGTGTTTCTTGGTTGCTCATGGATCATTTTAGAGGTTGTGATGCATCCTGCGTTGCCTGGGTCAAGGACCGTACACATGGCCCACTTCCTGGCACTAAACTCCTTTTGTCATCTTAATCTTtatgtagctgttttttttttttttttttttgatatgtaAATATGTTCTTCTCGTTAATAAAAGTTAAAACCAAATCTCTTATTCTTTTGTGTAAATCATAGCAATGGTTTTTGTATTGCAGTTGCTCTGGATGTGCAGTATGGAAAattgaatattcatttttttttcctccatgaaAATGTTTGCACAATAACATTTACTGACTATTAGTTCACTCACTATGGCAGGAAGAGCTCTTGGCAGTAATATTTCACTTGTTTTCCTTACCTTTTCTAACCATCTTTTGACCCTGTTTCCTGTGATTTAGCACATTTGACTTAATGCTAACCATTTCCTCTTACTCCTCTTCAACATTTCCTCCACAGttttatgattacaatttattacatttatacaaaCTAAAAGAGTATTTTAAAACTACTGTTCAGATACAAATGTGTTGTAAAACATGCGGTCTCTTTATGCAACTGTGCATATTTGAGTACAAACATCTCACAACAGTTAAGGGGGTGAAATTTACATagaagtgaaaaaataaataaatatgccagggataaaaaaatgtaaacattaaaccaAACTAAAGTGACACAATGGTCCATAATGTATTTTACCTTTTCCATTTCTAATATTGTGCAAAGTAGTACCATAATAACAGCATAGTCTTTGATTTCACAGGAAGTTTTAAGGAATTCTTAATGTGACAAAAGCAATTTAATTGGcgattttattaacagaaatttttcattttaaaagaaaattaataccACCTAAGGAACTCAATATAAAATTGGGGAATTTagtgtctttttttaatgtactCAATTATCCATTTTATCTTAAATACTTCTTTGAGGTCTGTAAAATGTAACACTTCAAGGCCCCCAAattctttaatattatttaaaacattttcataagtagTGAGCTTTTCTTCCCAAATGAAATCATAGAGAATCTTATCCAAATGCTTAACAACATTCTTTGGAACTTCCGCTGACATTGATACAGACCTCAGAAAATTCAAAAATTGTGcaactaataaaaaaaaggaaaggacaAGTACCATGAGATAACTGGACTGAGCTATTACAACCATTATGAAGAGTTTGAATTGCTTCTTGAaaaacatactatatatatatatatatatatatatatccccctcacttctgaaaagatggctacgcccctgtatatatatatatatatatatatatatatatacaggggcgtagccatcttttcagaagtgagggggacagaaattacacacacacacacacatatatatatatatatatatatatatataccattacgatataacatttctgtaatctacatAGCCTATTAGTCAAcagtaagtctcttctgctcaccaagtctgcctttatttgatccaaagtacagcaaaagcagtaatattgtgaaatattaatactatttaaaataactgttttctatttgaatatattttaaatgtaatgtattcctgtgatcaaaggtgaattttcagcatcattcctccagtctttagtgtcacattaatcagaaatgctgattatcaatatttaaaacagacgagtaaatttttttcagcattctttgatgaatagaaggatccaaaaatctgcattaatgtgaaataaaaagctttcgctACATTagacactatatcattcaaaggcttagtgtatatatatatatatatatatatatatatatatatatatatat
The genomic region above belongs to Carassius carassius chromosome 3, fCarCar2.1, whole genome shotgun sequence and contains:
- the LOC132118076 gene encoding RNA-binding protein 4.1-like isoform X1 encodes the protein MVKIFVGNLSPNTTAEEIRSLFSQYGKISECDIVKNFGFVHMDDKAEADEAIRNLHHYMLNGLAMNVEMSKGKPKTSTKLHVGNISSSCTNQELRAKFEEYGPVVECDIVKDYAFVHMERVEDAMEAISGLDNTAFQGKLMSVKLSTSRLRTAPGMGERAGCYRCGQEGHWSKECPIDQNGCYREGPGSAGYGPLRFDEGGECGGRGFHRSYSGEPAFGGNFSHGFSRGAGYGVPGYGRGAGFESAVSYGMPAGYSIGADNSMAPTYGSEAVYGSSGVAYGGAMPAYPIRRPPYEERDPYGVVDFYEKYRARPYGASYFEDRRAVPPPVPPTPSSSAVVRYERHPLPPPQAPTSSYYVRERSPIRRAPLEAEGYAYERSRLSPVSSLSRSSAYDVPRDPYAATRYAY
- the LOC132118076 gene encoding RNA-binding protein 4.1-like isoform X2 produces the protein MVKIFVGNLSPNTTAEEIRSLFSQYGKISECDIVKNFGFVHMDDKAEADEAIRNLHHYMLNGLAMNVEMSKGKPKTSTKLHVGNISSSCTNQELRAKFEEYGPVVECDIVKDYAFVHMERVEDAMEAISGLDNTAFQGVSWLLMDHFRGCDASCVAWVKDRTHGPLPGTKLLLSS